In Ctenopharyngodon idella isolate HZGC_01 chromosome 20, HZGC01, whole genome shotgun sequence, the following proteins share a genomic window:
- the LOC127501876 gene encoding uncharacterized protein LOC127501876 isoform X3 — MPRRTTPLQDAINHILAGRDKNSMLEIKYINPVKGRGIFTLAVFNQGDFVVEYRGELIDAAEAEHRRKLYHNECSVFMFDFIWKRKTWCIDGALEDGSFGRLVNDEHKAPNCRMKLIEAEGKPHLCLFALKEITAGTEITYDYGGKEWPWRKEIPPTVTSTAAQESIKDRFQDQAMSSTVSIEETRERPEVQYCNITSGSSACETQLSGASIPSGQHSVAELGDHAHDLEPNVFSTDLFRDTELRAECQSSSPTPDSPEHEVHCVRGQCDTSSAKEGIGEVGVQHQEVSPPVFSTDLTSETESRSACQSSRAAPNDSACECTIHKLVFESVRIDKCWICHSPLTSIRWHGVRCKQCCGVWHKICLQKSSEDWDISDDDVSSDDEYIPESVSDPESSGTELSVELPEPSKKSHTTNMPDLGVTFAEQEQTIDIQDNCKNILMDLETTSDLQSDQSDPEPEPDSSESYQQKTKDASNEKDTVDILGQSKSPTKSAKFLKSHVNYCFVCGKPQTKFARHLERHVNENAEIAQALQFPKSSKDRKVLLEKFRNLGNFKHNSVVKITGSGCLKVKRSSKQSSSPETYDYCLYCKGMLSRKELSRHMKRCALRPENNVEEGPELRERVFGIASAQSTMSQPISSELWSVLGKMHKDDVSTAIRNDHYLMQFSQSLFNKHGSDRSKHEYIRQKVRELGRLLVTLRHTTRIHNMEEAIKPGNFFILTSAVKRVSGFDNKNNTFKAPSLALKIGHSLRKISDLIMCRALMEEDQEVIDSIRRFHTLHETKWSELVSHSALSNLSEAKYNKSTRLPLAKDVQKLQLYLGQQVELTKEKLANNPTAGTYAALAKVTLCQVILFNRRREGEVARMTVKNFEDRDMSQLNDDISTGLTEVEKRLCKQFARVELRGKKGRKVAVILTPDMTANLSLLISKRKECGVTENNNYLFAIPCSDGHYRGQFGQFADACGAEDPQNLRSTNLRKQIATISQVMNLKDNELDQLADFLGHDIRVHREYYRLPQSTIQLAKISKLLMAMEKGSVKDIQGKSLDEIGDDIDDMDTGSQQLPNVSTLQDNEEMLASVTFGSPHLSESAAQDDQGNTACVTSGSPHLPDSVTQGFRVSSRRCVKRPWSEEEIQAVMKHMRPFIENGVTVTNEQCLKCKEKEQPILETRSIQNIRDFVRNRGLAFKRQSNAKH, encoded by the exons ATGCCACGGAGAACTACTCCCCTTCAGGATGCCATTAATCACATCCTTGCAGGAAGAGACAAGAATTCAATGTTAGAAATCAAATATATTAATCCAGTTAAAG GTCGTGGTATCTTCACTTTAGCTGTTTTCAATCAAGGAGACTTTGTGGTGGAGTATAGAGGGGAGCTCATTGATGCAGCTGAAGCTGAACATAGACGTAAACTGTACCACAATGAATGTTCGGTCTTCATGTTTGACTTCATATGGAAGCGGAAGACATGGTG TATTGATGGAGCACTTGAAGATGGGTCATTTGGGCGACTGGTAAACGATGAGCACAAGGCACCAAATTGCAGAATGAAGTTGATCGAAGCAGAAGGGAAGCCACATCTCTGCCTTTTTGCACTGAAGGAAATTACAGCAGGAACTGAAATCACTTATGACTATGGTGGGAAAGAATGGCCCTGGCGTAAAGAG ATTCCCCCTACTGTTACAAGCACTGCTGCCCAAGAGTCTATTAAAGACCGTTTCCAAGACCAAGCCATGTCATCCACAGTCTCTATTGAAG AGACCAGAGAGAGACCAGAAGTCCAGTACTGCAATATAACATCAGGCAGTTCTGCTTGTGAG ACACAGCTCAGTGGTGCAAGCATCCCTTCTGGCCAACACTCCGTTGCAGAGCTTGGTGACCACGCCCATGACTTGGAACCCAATGTTTTCTCTACAGACTTATTCAGAG ACACCGAATTGAGAGCAGAGTGTCAGTCATCCAGTCCCACACCAGACAGCCCTGAGCATGAG gtgcaTTGTGTCAGAGGTCAATGTGACACTTCTTCTGCGAAAGAGGGGATTGGAGAAGTTGGTGTCCAGCACCAGGAGGTGTCACCCCCTGTGTTCTCAACAGACCTTACCAGTG AGACCGAATCGAGATCAGCGTGTCAATCATCCAGAGCCGCGCCAAACGACTCTGCTTGTGAG tgTACAATCCATAAGCTGGTTTTTGAATCAGTGAGAATTGATAAATGCTGGATATGCCATTCACCTTTGACATCTATCAGATGGCACGGTGTAAGATGCAAAC AATGCTGTGGTGTGTGGCATAAAATCTGCCTCCAGAAATCCTCAGAAGACTGGGATATATCAGAT GATGATGTCTCATCTGATGACGAGTACATCCCAGAGTCTGTATCGGATCCAGAAAGCTCAGGGACAGAGTTGAGTGTTGAGTTGCCTGAACCATCCAAAAAGTCCCATACCACTAATATGCCTGATTTAGGTGTTACTTTTGCTGAACAAGAACAGACCATAGATATACAGGACAACTGTAAGAATATCCTGATGGATCTAGAAACTACTTCTGATCTCCAAAGTGACCAAAGTGACCCCGAACCAGAACCAGATAGCTCAGAGTCATACcagcagaaaacaaaagatgCGAGTAACGAAAAGGATACTGTGGATATTCTTGGCCAAAGTAAATCCCCAACCAAATCAGCAAAATTCCTTAAAAGCCACGTCAATTATTGTTTTGTATGTGGAAAACCTCAAACAAAATTTGCACGTCATCTCGAGAGGCatgtaaatgaaaatgctgAAATCGCACAGGCACTCCAGTTCCCCAAATCATCAAAAGACCGAAAGGTTCTTCTTGAGAAATTCCGAAACCTTGGCAACTTCAAGCACAACTCGGTTGTTAAAATCACAGGATCAGGATGTCTTAAAGTGAAAAGGAGTTCCAAACAGAGCAGCAGCCCTGAGACGTATGATTACTGCTTGTACTGTAAAGGTATGTTATCCAGAAAAGAGCTTTCTCGACATATGAAAAGATGTGCTCTTAGACCAGAGAATAATGTTGAAGAGGGACCTGagttgagagagagagtcttTGGTATAGCATCTGCTCAATCCACAATGTCCCAGCCAATTTCAAGTGAACTTTGGTCAGTGCTGGGCAAAATGCACAAGGATGATGTGTCCACTGCTATAAGGAATGATCATTATCTCATGCAGTTTTCCCAGTCCCTCTTTAATAAGCATGGAAGTGACAGATCAAAGCATGAGTATATAAGACAGAAAGTAAGGGAACTTGGGAGATTACTTGTGACTTTGCGCCACACAACAAGAATCCATAACATGGAAGAGGCAATAAAACCAGGCAACTTCTTTATTCTTACTAGTGCTGTCAAGAGAGTTTCAGGTTTTgataacaaaaacaacacattcaaaGCCCCAAGTTTGGCCCTGAAAATTGGGCATTCTCTCAGAAAGATAAGTGACCTCATCATGTGTCGTGCTCTCATGGAAGAGGACCAAGAGGTGATTGATTCCATCAGGAGGTTTCATACACTTCATGAAACAAAGTGGTCTGAATTAGTTTCCCATTCTGCCTTATCAAACCTGAGTGAGGCAAAATACAACAAGAGCACCAGGCTTCCACTGGCCAAAGACGTTCAGAAGCTACAGTTATATCTTGGTCAGCAAGTGGAATTGACTAAGGAGAAACTAGCCAATAACCCAACAGCAGGCACTTATGCAGCACTAGCAAAGGTGACCCTCTGTCAAGTCATTTTGTTTAATAGGAGGAGGGAAGGTGAAGTGGCACGGATGACTGTAAAAAATTTTGAAGATCGTGACATGTCCCAACTAAACGATGACATAAGCACTGGGCTTACAGAAGTTGAGAAGAGACTTTGCAAACAATTTGCCAGAGTGgaactgaggggaaaaaaaggacgAAAGGTTGCTGTGATCCTGACTCCTGATATGACTGCTAACCTGTCACTCCTCATTAGTAAGAGGAAAGAGTGTGGAGTAACTGAAAACAACAATTACCTCTTCGCTATTCCTTGTAGTGATGGTCACTACAGAGGGCAGTTCGGTCAATTTGCAGATGCTTGTGGAGCCGAAGATCCTCAAAACCTCAGATCAACTAACCTTCGCAAACAGATCGCCACAATAAGCCAAGTCATGAACTTGAAAGATAATGAACTGGACCAGCTGGCCGATTTTCTCGGTCATGATATTAGGGTGCATAGAGAGTACTATCGACTGCCCCAATCAACAATTCAGCTAGCTAAGATCTCAAAGCTGCTTATGGCTATGGAGAAGGGAAGTGTGAAGGATATTCAAGGAAAATCTCTGGACGAAATTGGTG ATGACATAGACGATATGGATACCGGATCACAGCAACTCCCTAATGTTTCCACATTGCAAG aCAATGAAGAAATGTTGGCTTCTGTGACTTTTGGATCGCCTCACCTCTCTGAGTCTGCAGCTCAAG atgaccAGGGGAACACTGCCTGTGTAACTTCTGGTTCACCTCATCTCCCTGACTCAGTTACTCAAG GTTTCCGTGTTTCATCAAGGCGGTGTGTGAAGAGACCATGGTCTGAGGAGGAGATACAAGCTGTGATGAAACATATGAGGCCTTttattgaaaatggtgtcaCTGTCACCAATGAGCAGTGCCTGAAGTGCAAGGAAAAGGAACAACCTATCTTGGAGACAAGATCCATTCAAAACATTAGAGATTTTGTACGCAATAGAGGCTTGGCCTTTAAAAGGCAGTCAAATGCTAAACACTAA
- the LOC127501876 gene encoding uncharacterized protein LOC127501876 isoform X4: protein MPRRTTPLQDAINHILAGRDKNSMLEIKYINPVKGRGIFTLAVFNQGDFVVEYRGELIDAAEAEHRRKLYHNECSVFMFDFIWKRKTWCIDGALEDGSFGRLVNDEHKAPNCRMKLIEAEGKPHLCLFALKEITAGTEITYDYGGKEWPWRKEIPPTVTSTAAQESIKDRFQDQAMSSTVSIEETRERPEVQYCNITSGSSACETQLSGASIPSGQHSVAELGDHAHDLEPNVFSTDLFRDTELRAECQSSSPTPDSPEHEVHCVRGQCDTSSAKEGIGEVGVQHQEVSPPVFSTDLSSETESRSACQSSRAAPNDSACECTIHKLVFESVRIDKCWICHSPLTSIRWHGVRCKQCCGVWHKICLQKSSEDWDISDDDVSSDDEYIPESVSDPESSGTELSVELPEPSKKSHTTNMPDLGVTFAEQEQTIDIQDNCKNILMDLETTSDLQSDQSDPEPEPDSSESYQQKTKDASNEKDTVDILGQSKSPTKSAKFLKSHVNYCFVCGKPQTKFARHLERHVNENAEIAQALQFPKSSKDRKVLLEKFRNLGNFKHNSVVKITGSGCLKVKRSSKQSSSPETYDYCLYCKGMLSRKELSRHMKRCALRPENNVEEGPELRERVFGIASAQSTMSQPISSELWSVLGKMHKDDVSTAIRNDHYLMQFSQSLFNKHGSDRSKHEYIRQKVRELGRLLVTLRHTTRIHNMEEAIKPGNFFILTSAVKRVSGFDNKNNTFKAPSLALKIGHSLRKISDLIMCRALMEEDQEVIDSIRRFHTLHETKWSELVSHSALSNLSEAKYNKSTRLPLAKDVQKLQLYLGQQVELTKEKLANNPTAGTYAALAKVTLCQVILFNRRREGEVARMTVKNFEDRDMSQLNDDISTGLTEVEKRLCKQFARVELRGKKGRKVAVILTPDMTANLSLLISKRKECGVTENNNYLFAIPCSDGHYRGQFGQFADACGAEDPQNLRSTNLRKQIATISQVMNLKDNELDQLADFLGHDIRVHREYYRLPQSTIQLAKISKLLMAMEKGSVKDIQGKSLDEIGDDIDDMDTGSQQLPNVSTLQDNEEMLASVTFGSPHLSESAAQDDQGNTACVTSGSPHLPDSVTQGFRVSSRRCVKRPWSEEEIQAVMKHMRPFIENGVTVTNEQCLKCKEKEQPILETRSIQNIRDFVRNRGLAFKRQSNAKH from the exons ATGCCACGGAGAACTACTCCCCTTCAGGATGCCATTAATCACATCCTTGCAGGAAGAGACAAGAATTCAATGTTAGAAATCAAATATATTAATCCAGTTAAAG GTCGTGGTATCTTCACTTTAGCTGTTTTCAATCAAGGAGACTTTGTGGTGGAGTATAGAGGGGAGCTCATTGATGCAGCTGAAGCTGAACATAGACGTAAACTGTACCACAATGAATGTTCGGTCTTCATGTTTGACTTCATATGGAAGCGGAAGACATGGTG TATTGATGGAGCACTTGAAGATGGGTCATTTGGGCGACTGGTAAACGATGAGCACAAGGCACCAAATTGCAGAATGAAGTTGATCGAAGCAGAAGGGAAGCCACATCTCTGCCTTTTTGCACTGAAGGAAATTACAGCAGGAACTGAAATCACTTATGACTATGGTGGGAAAGAATGGCCCTGGCGTAAAGAG ATTCCCCCTACTGTTACAAGCACTGCTGCCCAAGAGTCTATTAAAGACCGTTTCCAAGACCAAGCCATGTCATCCACAGTCTCTATTGAAG AGACCAGAGAGAGACCAGAAGTCCAGTACTGCAATATAACATCAGGCAGTTCTGCTTGTGAG ACACAGCTCAGTGGTGCAAGCATCCCTTCTGGCCAACACTCCGTTGCAGAGCTTGGTGACCACGCCCATGACTTGGAACCCAATGTTTTCTCTACAGACTTATTCAGAG ACACCGAATTGAGAGCAGAGTGTCAGTCATCCAGTCCCACACCAGACAGCCCTGAGCATGAG gtgcATTGTGTCAGAGGTCAATGTGACACTTCTTCTGCGAAAGAGGGGATTGGAGAAGTTGGTGTCCAGCACCAGGAGGTGTCACCCCCTGTGTTCTCAACAGACCTTTCCAGTG AGACCGAATCGAGATCAGCGTGTCAATCATCCAGAGCCGCGCCAAACGACTCTGCTTGTGAG tgTACAATCCATAAGCTGGTTTTTGAATCAGTGAGAATTGATAAATGCTGGATATGCCATTCACCTTTGACATCTATCAGATGGCACGGTGTAAGATGCAAAC AATGCTGTGGTGTGTGGCATAAAATCTGCCTCCAGAAATCCTCAGAAGACTGGGATATATCAGAT GATGATGTCTCATCTGATGACGAGTACATCCCAGAGTCTGTATCGGATCCAGAAAGCTCAGGGACAGAGTTGAGTGTTGAGTTGCCTGAACCATCCAAAAAGTCCCATACCACTAATATGCCTGATTTAGGTGTTACTTTTGCTGAACAAGAACAGACCATAGATATACAGGACAACTGTAAGAATATCCTGATGGATCTAGAAACTACTTCTGATCTCCAAAGTGACCAAAGTGACCCCGAACCAGAACCAGATAGCTCAGAGTCATACcagcagaaaacaaaagatgCGAGTAACGAAAAGGATACTGTGGATATTCTTGGCCAAAGTAAATCCCCAACCAAATCAGCAAAATTCCTTAAAAGCCACGTCAATTATTGTTTTGTATGTGGAAAACCTCAAACAAAATTTGCACGTCATCTCGAGAGGCatgtaaatgaaaatgctgAAATCGCACAGGCACTCCAGTTCCCCAAATCATCAAAAGACCGAAAGGTTCTTCTTGAGAAATTCCGAAACCTTGGCAACTTCAAGCACAACTCGGTTGTTAAAATCACAGGATCAGGATGTCTTAAAGTGAAAAGGAGTTCCAAACAGAGCAGCAGCCCTGAGACGTATGATTACTGCTTGTACTGTAAAGGTATGTTATCCAGAAAAGAGCTTTCTCGACATATGAAAAGATGTGCTCTTAGACCAGAGAATAATGTTGAAGAGGGACCTGagttgagagagagagtcttTGGTATAGCATCTGCTCAATCCACAATGTCCCAGCCAATTTCAAGTGAACTTTGGTCAGTGCTGGGCAAAATGCACAAGGATGATGTGTCCACTGCTATAAGGAATGATCATTATCTCATGCAGTTTTCCCAGTCCCTCTTTAATAAGCATGGAAGTGACAGATCAAAGCATGAGTATATAAGACAGAAAGTAAGGGAACTTGGGAGATTACTTGTGACTTTGCGCCACACAACAAGAATCCATAACATGGAAGAGGCAATAAAACCAGGCAACTTCTTTATTCTTACTAGTGCTGTCAAGAGAGTTTCAGGTTTTgataacaaaaacaacacattcaaaGCCCCAAGTTTGGCCCTGAAAATTGGGCATTCTCTCAGAAAGATAAGTGACCTCATCATGTGTCGTGCTCTCATGGAAGAGGACCAAGAGGTGATTGATTCCATCAGGAGGTTTCATACACTTCATGAAACAAAGTGGTCTGAATTAGTTTCCCATTCTGCCTTATCAAACCTGAGTGAGGCAAAATACAACAAGAGCACCAGGCTTCCACTGGCCAAAGACGTTCAGAAGCTACAGTTATATCTTGGTCAGCAAGTGGAATTGACTAAGGAGAAACTAGCCAATAACCCAACAGCAGGCACTTATGCAGCACTAGCAAAGGTGACCCTCTGTCAAGTCATTTTGTTTAATAGGAGGAGGGAAGGTGAAGTGGCACGGATGACTGTAAAAAATTTTGAAGATCGTGACATGTCCCAACTAAACGATGACATAAGCACTGGGCTTACAGAAGTTGAGAAGAGACTTTGCAAACAATTTGCCAGAGTGgaactgaggggaaaaaaaggacgAAAGGTTGCTGTGATCCTGACTCCTGATATGACTGCTAACCTGTCACTCCTCATTAGTAAGAGGAAAGAGTGTGGAGTAACTGAAAACAACAATTACCTCTTCGCTATTCCTTGTAGTGATGGTCACTACAGAGGGCAGTTCGGTCAATTTGCAGATGCTTGTGGAGCCGAAGATCCTCAAAACCTCAGATCAACTAACCTTCGCAAACAGATCGCCACAATAAGCCAAGTCATGAACTTGAAAGATAATGAACTGGACCAGCTGGCCGATTTTCTCGGTCATGATATTAGGGTGCATAGAGAGTACTATCGACTGCCCCAATCAACAATTCAGCTAGCTAAGATCTCAAAGCTGCTTATGGCTATGGAGAAGGGAAGTGTGAAGGATATTCAAGGAAAATCTCTGGACGAAATTGGTG ATGACATAGACGATATGGATACCGGATCACAGCAACTCCCTAATGTTTCCACATTGCAAG aCAATGAAGAAATGTTGGCTTCTGTGACTTTTGGATCGCCTCACCTCTCTGAGTCTGCAGCTCAAG atgaccAGGGGAACACTGCCTGTGTAACTTCTGGTTCACCTCATCTCCCTGACTCAGTTACTCAAG GTTTCCGTGTTTCATCAAGGCGGTGTGTGAAGAGACCATGGTCTGAGGAGGAGATACAAGCTGTGATGAAACATATGAGGCCTTttattgaaaatggtgtcaCTGTCACCAATGAGCAGTGCCTGAAGTGCAAGGAAAAGGAACAACCTATCTTGGAGACAAGATCCATTCAAAACATTAGAGATTTTGTACGCAATAGAGGCTTGGCCTTTAAAAGGCAGTCAAATGCTAAACACTAA
- the LOC127501876 gene encoding uncharacterized protein LOC127501876 isoform X1 — protein MPRRTTPLQDAINHILAGRDKNSMLEIKYINPVKGRGIFTLAVFNQGDFVVEYRGELIDAAEAEHRRKLYHNECSVFMFDFIWKRKTWCIDGALEDGSFGRLVNDEHKAPNCRMKLIEAEGKPHLCLFALKEITAGTEITYDYGGKEWPWRKEIPPTVTSTAAQESIKDRFQDQAMSSTVSIEETRERPEVQYCNITSGSSACETQLSGASIPSGQHSVAELGDHAHDLEPNVFSTDLFRDTELRAECQSSSPTPDSPEHEVHCVRGQCDTSSAKEGIGEVGVQHQEVSPPVFSTDLTSETESRSACQSSRAAPNDSACEQNSASIPSGQHSVAELGDHAHDLEPNVFSTDLFRDTELRAECQSSSPTPDSPEHEVHCVRGQCDTSSAKEGIGEVGVQHQEVSPPVFSTDLSSETESRSACQSSRAAPNDSACECTIHKLVFESVRIDKCWICHSPLTSIRWHGVRCKQCCGVWHKICLQKSSEDWDISDDDVSSDDEYIPESVSDPESSGTELSVELPEPSKKSHTTNMPDLGVTFAEQEQTIDIQDNCKNILMDLETTSDLQSDQSDPEPEPDSSESYQQKTKDASNEKDTVDILGQSKSPTKSAKFLKSHVNYCFVCGKPQTKFARHLERHVNENAEIAQALQFPKSSKDRKVLLEKFRNLGNFKHNSVVKITGSGCLKVKRSSKQSSSPETYDYCLYCKGMLSRKELSRHMKRCALRPENNVEEGPELRERVFGIASAQSTMSQPISSELWSVLGKMHKDDVSTAIRNDHYLMQFSQSLFNKHGSDRSKHEYIRQKVRELGRLLVTLRHTTRIHNMEEAIKPGNFFILTSAVKRVSGFDNKNNTFKAPSLALKIGHSLRKISDLIMCRALMEEDQEVIDSIRRFHTLHETKWSELVSHSALSNLSEAKYNKSTRLPLAKDVQKLQLYLGQQVELTKEKLANNPTAGTYAALAKVTLCQVILFNRRREGEVARMTVKNFEDRDMSQLNDDISTGLTEVEKRLCKQFARVELRGKKGRKVAVILTPDMTANLSLLISKRKECGVTENNNYLFAIPCSDGHYRGQFGQFADACGAEDPQNLRSTNLRKQIATISQVMNLKDNELDQLADFLGHDIRVHREYYRLPQSTIQLAKISKLLMAMEKGSVKDIQGKSLDEIGDDIDDMDTGSQQLPNVSTLQDNEEMLASVTFGSPHLSESAAQDDQGNTACVTSGSPHLPDSVTQGFRVSSRRCVKRPWSEEEIQAVMKHMRPFIENGVTVTNEQCLKCKEKEQPILETRSIQNIRDFVRNRGLAFKRQSNAKH, from the exons ATGCCACGGAGAACTACTCCCCTTCAGGATGCCATTAATCACATCCTTGCAGGAAGAGACAAGAATTCAATGTTAGAAATCAAATATATTAATCCAGTTAAAG GTCGTGGTATCTTCACTTTAGCTGTTTTCAATCAAGGAGACTTTGTGGTGGAGTATAGAGGGGAGCTCATTGATGCAGCTGAAGCTGAACATAGACGTAAACTGTACCACAATGAATGTTCGGTCTTCATGTTTGACTTCATATGGAAGCGGAAGACATGGTG TATTGATGGAGCACTTGAAGATGGGTCATTTGGGCGACTGGTAAACGATGAGCACAAGGCACCAAATTGCAGAATGAAGTTGATCGAAGCAGAAGGGAAGCCACATCTCTGCCTTTTTGCACTGAAGGAAATTACAGCAGGAACTGAAATCACTTATGACTATGGTGGGAAAGAATGGCCCTGGCGTAAAGAG ATTCCCCCTACTGTTACAAGCACTGCTGCCCAAGAGTCTATTAAAGACCGTTTCCAAGACCAAGCCATGTCATCCACAGTCTCTATTGAAG AGACCAGAGAGAGACCAGAAGTCCAGTACTGCAATATAACATCAGGCAGTTCTGCTTGTGAG ACACAGCTCAGTGGTGCAAGCATCCCTTCTGGCCAACACTCCGTTGCAGAGCTTGGTGACCACGCCCATGACTTGGAACCCAATGTTTTCTCTACAGACTTATTCAGAG ACACCGAATTGAGAGCAGAGTGTCAGTCATCCAGTCCCACACCAGACAGCCCTGAGCATGAG gtgcaTTGTGTCAGAGGTCAATGTGACACTTCTTCTGCGAAAGAGGGGATTGGAGAAGTTGGTGTCCAGCACCAGGAGGTGTCACCCCCTGTGTTCTCAACAGACCTTACCAGTG AGACCGAATCGAGATCAGCGTGTCAATCATCCAGAGCCGCGCCAAACGACTCTGCTTGTGAG CAAAATAGTGCAAGCATCCCTTCTGGCCAACACTCCGTTGCAGAGCTTGGTGACCACGCCCATGACTTGGAACCCAATGTTTTCTCTACAGACTTATTCAGAG ACACCGAATTGAGAGCAGAGTGTCAGTCATCCAGTCCCACACCAGACAGCCCTGAGCATGAG gtgcATTGTGTCAGAGGTCAATGTGACACTTCTTCTGCGAAAGAGGGGATTGGAGAAGTTGGTGTCCAGCACCAGGAGGTGTCACCCCCTGTGTTCTCAACAGACCTTTCCAGTG AGACCGAATCGAGATCAGCGTGTCAATCATCCAGAGCCGCGCCAAACGACTCTGCTTGTGAG tgTACAATCCATAAGCTGGTTTTTGAATCAGTGAGAATTGATAAATGCTGGATATGCCATTCACCTTTGACATCTATCAGATGGCACGGTGTAAGATGCAAAC AATGCTGTGGTGTGTGGCATAAAATCTGCCTCCAGAAATCCTCAGAAGACTGGGATATATCAGAT GATGATGTCTCATCTGATGACGAGTACATCCCAGAGTCTGTATCGGATCCAGAAAGCTCAGGGACAGAGTTGAGTGTTGAGTTGCCTGAACCATCCAAAAAGTCCCATACCACTAATATGCCTGATTTAGGTGTTACTTTTGCTGAACAAGAACAGACCATAGATATACAGGACAACTGTAAGAATATCCTGATGGATCTAGAAACTACTTCTGATCTCCAAAGTGACCAAAGTGACCCCGAACCAGAACCAGATAGCTCAGAGTCATACcagcagaaaacaaaagatgCGAGTAACGAAAAGGATACTGTGGATATTCTTGGCCAAAGTAAATCCCCAACCAAATCAGCAAAATTCCTTAAAAGCCACGTCAATTATTGTTTTGTATGTGGAAAACCTCAAACAAAATTTGCACGTCATCTCGAGAGGCatgtaaatgaaaatgctgAAATCGCACAGGCACTCCAGTTCCCCAAATCATCAAAAGACCGAAAGGTTCTTCTTGAGAAATTCCGAAACCTTGGCAACTTCAAGCACAACTCGGTTGTTAAAATCACAGGATCAGGATGTCTTAAAGTGAAAAGGAGTTCCAAACAGAGCAGCAGCCCTGAGACGTATGATTACTGCTTGTACTGTAAAGGTATGTTATCCAGAAAAGAGCTTTCTCGACATATGAAAAGATGTGCTCTTAGACCAGAGAATAATGTTGAAGAGGGACCTGagttgagagagagagtcttTGGTATAGCATCTGCTCAATCCACAATGTCCCAGCCAATTTCAAGTGAACTTTGGTCAGTGCTGGGCAAAATGCACAAGGATGATGTGTCCACTGCTATAAGGAATGATCATTATCTCATGCAGTTTTCCCAGTCCCTCTTTAATAAGCATGGAAGTGACAGATCAAAGCATGAGTATATAAGACAGAAAGTAAGGGAACTTGGGAGATTACTTGTGACTTTGCGCCACACAACAAGAATCCATAACATGGAAGAGGCAATAAAACCAGGCAACTTCTTTATTCTTACTAGTGCTGTCAAGAGAGTTTCAGGTTTTgataacaaaaacaacacattcaaaGCCCCAAGTTTGGCCCTGAAAATTGGGCATTCTCTCAGAAAGATAAGTGACCTCATCATGTGTCGTGCTCTCATGGAAGAGGACCAAGAGGTGATTGATTCCATCAGGAGGTTTCATACACTTCATGAAACAAAGTGGTCTGAATTAGTTTCCCATTCTGCCTTATCAAACCTGAGTGAGGCAAAATACAACAAGAGCACCAGGCTTCCACTGGCCAAAGACGTTCAGAAGCTACAGTTATATCTTGGTCAGCAAGTGGAATTGACTAAGGAGAAACTAGCCAATAACCCAACAGCAGGCACTTATGCAGCACTAGCAAAGGTGACCCTCTGTCAAGTCATTTTGTTTAATAGGAGGAGGGAAGGTGAAGTGGCACGGATGACTGTAAAAAATTTTGAAGATCGTGACATGTCCCAACTAAACGATGACATAAGCACTGGGCTTACAGAAGTTGAGAAGAGACTTTGCAAACAATTTGCCAGAGTGgaactgaggggaaaaaaaggacgAAAGGTTGCTGTGATCCTGACTCCTGATATGACTGCTAACCTGTCACTCCTCATTAGTAAGAGGAAAGAGTGTGGAGTAACTGAAAACAACAATTACCTCTTCGCTATTCCTTGTAGTGATGGTCACTACAGAGGGCAGTTCGGTCAATTTGCAGATGCTTGTGGAGCCGAAGATCCTCAAAACCTCAGATCAACTAACCTTCGCAAACAGATCGCCACAATAAGCCAAGTCATGAACTTGAAAGATAATGAACTGGACCAGCTGGCCGATTTTCTCGGTCATGATATTAGGGTGCATAGAGAGTACTATCGACTGCCCCAATCAACAATTCAGCTAGCTAAGATCTCAAAGCTGCTTATGGCTATGGAGAAGGGAAGTGTGAAGGATATTCAAGGAAAATCTCTGGACGAAATTGGTG ATGACATAGACGATATGGATACCGGATCACAGCAACTCCCTAATGTTTCCACATTGCAAG aCAATGAAGAAATGTTGGCTTCTGTGACTTTTGGATCGCCTCACCTCTCTGAGTCTGCAGCTCAAG atgaccAGGGGAACACTGCCTGTGTAACTTCTGGTTCACCTCATCTCCCTGACTCAGTTACTCAAG GTTTCCGTGTTTCATCAAGGCGGTGTGTGAAGAGACCATGGTCTGAGGAGGAGATACAAGCTGTGATGAAACATATGAGGCCTTttattgaaaatggtgtcaCTGTCACCAATGAGCAGTGCCTGAAGTGCAAGGAAAAGGAACAACCTATCTTGGAGACAAGATCCATTCAAAACATTAGAGATTTTGTACGCAATAGAGGCTTGGCCTTTAAAAGGCAGTCAAATGCTAAACACTAA